The DNA window TCGCGGGCTCCGTCGTCGCGGATCTCGTCGCATCCGCCACGACGGTGTGTCCGACGCTCGGGGCAGTACCCGGTGCGACACCTCCGCCCGGCGTGCTCGAGATGATGCGGAGGACCGGGCTCAGCATGGAACAACGGGGCCAGACGGTCGCCGGCCTGCACGGCGCTGGGGTCCGCATCGTGTCCGGTTCCGACGGGGGGATCTCGGTCGGCAAGCCGCACGGAATCATGCCCGAATCGGTGATCAGCCTCGTCGACGGCGGTGTGCCACCGGCCGGGGCACTCGCCACCGCGACCTCCTTGGCGGCCGCGGCGTGCGGGCTGGGCGATCGCAAGGGTCGCGTGCGCGCGGGATACGATGCCGACCTGCTGGTCGTCGAGGGTGACCCGCGAGCCGGTGTCACAGCGCTGCGCGATGTCCGAGCGGTCTTCCTGCGCGGCATCCGCATCTGAGGACGTCGGGCCGACCGAGTGTCAACCCCCGAATCCGCCGCCATCTTGAGCAGCCCC is part of the Mycobacteriales bacterium genome and encodes:
- a CDS encoding amidohydrolase family protein — encoded protein: AGSVVADLVASATTVCPTLGAVPGATPPPGVLEMMRRTGLSMEQRGQTVAGLHGAGVRIVSGSDGGISVGKPHGIMPESVISLVDGGVPPAGALATATSLAAAACGLGDRKGRVRAGYDADLLVVEGDPRAGVTALRDVRAVFLRGIRI